The window agccCAAACAATTAAAAGGATGGAGGCCGAAGATTTAactctcaatttaaaatagGAGGCCCAAGAGAGCAGcccaatttaaattaattcactcccaaaataattaattaatagccctctattctatatatagtgcacaaatttgttattaatacattattatatttatctttaataatttagcaatgttgaaaatatatttgatagGGGTCCTATGCTTATAGcatcctaatccaaaatcaagagtAAATCTCTAccattgaattttaaaatgagtggatgagattaaagctcataaatctcaataaatagtagacaaaatatcaacaaaagggtaatatcgtcattatgttatcatatgataattttcgtgtgtgtttttttatatcaatattgtgtattacaaatatcaacaatatgacattagaatatcaatacaaggacaagaaaaatatcaacacatttttattgagattggacatgcataatattgagattttgactacaatatattgagattttttgttcatttgttgataaaagctgcttatcaatatgtacgaaaattgaaatataatttatcaaatttcatcacccgaacatcgtcgaaacatatgcaattgagatctcgttggaatccttattaaattatatttaatttgatatattttttgcgaaaaaataatttaaattgagagagctacgtaaatttaaagatttgagatgattttgaggagagagaaagtagttagttataattactacatgtaggatttgacattaataccctttttatttaattaataattatttaaatttaaaatacattacacttgacattatattaaccacaatatgttctaatctaatgattgaaaattagtCTCAATTTAGGATcgataattagttagcaattgattagagaaaatttctaaaaacaaaaagtatCCGACAAATTTGGGCTTGACTTTTTGAGACCTTTCATAAGGGGCTTGAGGTGATAGTATTTGGGCCGATAGTATGAAGGAGGGAGAAGAATTTTAATTGGGCTGatcctctattttttttatcacactTTGGGCCAGCAGGAATAGGGAATTAGAGTGGGCAACAAAtctcatactccctccatccacaaaaaatagatcattttgtgtatggcacgggttttaatatataattggtaaaataagagagagaagaagaaaaagtaggtaaagtaagagagatagggagaaaaagtgagtaaagtaggagagagagaagaaaaagtgggaaaaatatgaaagataaactttccattttaagaaagtttccattttaagaaagtgatctattttttgtggacgtcccaaaatggcaaaagtgatctattattcgtggacggagggagtattagtacATTGGAATAATTAAACTGTTGGGCAAAATAATGTAATTGCTGACCAAATAGTTAGCTAAGCATGTGGTGACAATTTTAATATCAGAAAGTATTCACCCTTTTCTCCAAACTTCAGTGgtttaaagataaatttaattcatagCCTCATAGCTCtaaaacttgaaattaaaatcaagTACGACTAGTTAATCTAATGAGACAGAGACGATAGTAACGGGCTGCTATTGCATTTCGATTTGCTTGGGCTGGAGATGAATGCTTTTGGGCCCATAGTTaaagagaggaggaagaatAATTTTCATTGGGCTGatcctttatttatttttatcacacTTTGGGCCAGCAGGAATAGGGGTTGGAGTGGGCTGCAAATccttatattattaatacattGGGTTGAGTGGACTAACTTATTGTTGGGCCAGATAGTTAGTTATCGGATTGACTAATTAATTTCCGAGACAAcgatttaattagttatcgTATTGACGAAAGGTGAACACACACGAGATAGAGGCAATGAAACCTCAAAGACAGCGAAAGTAATATTTCAAAGCGAGAATGTTATATAagacttgaaattcgcacggtgTAGAAAACAAggtgataaattaaaatcatttctttgcaatgaagtaaaatagattcaaaatattaaataaattggattATTCTAGAAGATGAGTCAACAACgttgaaaatgttaattttctaAGAgaaacttgaaattcgcacgagaatataaaatctaattaaaattttgaaacgcTTAACTGTAATTTGTTAGTAATAAAATGGATTTTAGTGATGTGAATTTTGTCTAAATGtagttttattatatatagacATCCTTAATCTAGATAAAACTATCAAAAAATTAGGCATTATAGTTTCCCACTCCCACTCCCACGGACATCTGGGTCAGCCTTGGcttatcattttatttggactgatattaaaagaatattttagaGGGACCTCACGGTGGACTCCTACATCTACATCGATTGAACGTCTGAACGGATCTTTCTTAGTTATGCTTTGTTTTACTACTTGTGTATTGCCCGCGAGATACTCCTCCACAGTCAAGCTCCGGGCAGACGCCGGCTTGTTGACAAGATAGATGTCCTCAATGTCTAGCATATAGACACTGAAGCTTCCGTTCATGCTCGGAAATCCTgcatttacataaaaaaaattagtaatactatgtaaaataaagtaaaatacttaataataatagtaataacaCCTTTGAACGCCGAGTGGGCATTGAATAACGCCCCCTGCGCCCGGGACTCTTCGTCGGAGTTTGGAGCCAGCTTGCGCAgctgaaaaaatgaattgattaGAGCGTGAGAGAGAGgcaaagagagagagagagacctgGCCGAGGAAGGTGATCTTAGAGAAAGCGGGGGACTGGGGGTCCGAGCCTTGGCAGTCATTGAAGCTGATCTCGGAGACGGCGAAGCTGGATCGCACATCCGCCAGGACGTCCATCCCGACTGGGTCGAACCGGGAGAAGTAGAACAGCGGGAAGCGTTTCCATCGTCGGCGTAAGACACTGGGTAGGTGAACGAGGTGGAGGAAAGGGTGTTCGACGCGATCACCCCTCACCGACGGCGAGATACACCTCCACCGTCAGGCTCCGGGCAGTCGCCGGCTTTTTGACAAGATAAATCTAGTCGATGTCTAGTGTATGGACTTTCATTCAGGACTCGGAAATCTTGTATTATAGAATCAAAATTAGTactaaaatgtgagtaagaatgagttaatggaatatgaggtataataccaaaaatggtaaaatagtgaaatgcaccaaattttatgggagggacaaaaatggaaaaatatgacaaaacttaagggacagagggagtactattgaataaataatgaataatctcacattttaataacttgaaattcgcacgataatataaaaaataggattaaaTTCCAGAAGATAACGCGACAATGTTGAAAATGTTGATATAGAGTGACTTGAAATGCGCAcggtaatattaaaattcaattaagtTTCAAAAGATGACTCGACAATGTTGAAAGCGCTTATATAGAgtgacttgaaatttgcacggtaatataaaaattgaattaatattttgattgtaTTTTGTTAGTTATAAAATGGATTGTAATGATATCAACTttgttgagtcattttctagaatttaattgaatttttattttatcgtgCGATTCTCAAGTCATtctatatcaattttttcaatattgtcGAGTTATCTTATGGAATTTAATTGAACTTTTTTAATCGTGCAAATTTCAAGTTACTCTATATCAACGTTTTCAATATTGTTGAGTCGTCTTCCGAAATAACACATTAggtttttaatattaaaaattaattattttaaatttattttacttcgtTTGCAAAGAGGACTAGTGAAGCGAGGGAGAGTGGGAGTGTGAGATGAGAGGGAGGATAATAAGCAAAGTGAGTGACAGATGATAAGTATTTCATTAATTCAATGCTATATTTATagttacaaatttataaaacaacaATTTGGCAACTTCtcacgattttttttttcttaattcagGATAAGTATTTCAATAAGTCATAGCCATGTGCCTTAATTCAAAGAGTATTTCAGCCAAACCTAACTTGCCTGTCTTCTTACaatttgttgatattgtatcCATTTTTAGTATCCAATATGTGGTAGATAGCactaatttttcaattcaaatacCCATGATCTTATAACatgcaaatataattaagtcGGCAGTAAATATTGATCTGATATTTTCTCTGGAAATAGGTATTGTCagaatttctatatatattaaaaaatggcaAGCATGATAAAAttgtttcacttttattattggtttcataataaaatgtgaaggatgtgaattagtgaaatgtggaaCTTACTTAcaatttatggtaaaaataaagtatgactCTTGTTATAGGAtagaccaaaatagaaaaccGTGACTTTTAATcaactactcccttcgtttcttcatagttgaggagGAACTAtttggcacggagttttaaaaatgaatgttgggtgtgttgaataaatagataaaaaaagtaagagagaataaaaggtagagagaataaagtataaagtgaataaagtagagagaataaagtaagaaagagtaaagtaagaaagagaaaaaaattactatatatagaaatgactcaactataaaaaaactttttgaaatgaaaaaatgacttaactatgaagaaatggagggagtactacataatAGGACAAAAATTTGTGCAACGATGAAGGACAATTTAGAGAAAAGTGCAAAACATAGATTTAATGAACATGTGTTCGtctatattaaataaagtCAACGGGAATATTGATATGAATGCACAATGTCGTGGCCCGTGGGTGATGGAAAAGTAGTTATAggattcaatattttttaagagAATGACAAGATAAAGATGTTCTATTATGGATGACCTAATAGTAAACATATACTCCAGttaattagataaataattaatttaaaaaattaatagaagtattagcaataataatttattatatgtgCGGAAAATTTTGTGCTATTTATTTCCATGAAGTTTGTGTTTAAAAGGCAGTTTTCTTTTACGGATCTCGCTAGGATTATTCACTTTGTTTTGTGAGGAAAGAATCCAAGCGTATTTCGGGTTCGATTAAGAATATTATAACATTAATTGTGTgagttattattataattttattactactattatttatgaaatatggGCATGCACGTACTTGTTAATTTTTCTATCGTGGTAGAGttcttttaattaaagattaaaCAACTCCACTAATTATGCAGAGGATCCCTCTCTTTAcgtttttattatataattatgagCCGGTACCCAATCAAACCAATCTCTACGACGTCTACGTAACAATAAAAAAGTCTCTGATTCTTAATTAATGTCTAATTCACGTATGGAAACTTCGAATATAAACGATGATGGAAGAAGCCCCATAAATGTTGCAACTATTTCAAAGTTCTCAAACTAAGAATCAATTATCGTAGTAAGTATAATTGGTGAAAGCATAAAAAGGAGTCGACCGTAGTAGATTGGTTGACCGGGAATATCGCTACGGTgctaataattatttttgttgtctaacgacattttttttaccaagaaataataatttatatgcTACGTCTTAAAACTActtagaaaattaattgatttcatAAATCTTAACAAAAGTAGATAGGATCGATTATACCAACTCAATAGTGTAACATGTAAGAAACATTGAAATACTAATTgtctttgattttgattttgattttgattttgatttgttttctaTCAAAACGTACATTTCTTTCTTGaatcaaaatagtagtactaatgtGATGgcaagattaaaaataaagtttcaaaaaaaaaattaacggtAGCCCTTGAAATGAGACCACCATTTTCGAGCACGTGCAATGAGAATGCGTCACTTGTTATGATCTTACTTCTAAACATTAAAGCGGGAATGAAAATgcatatacaaataatttcttagaGAAAATCCAATCTGCATAGTTTGAATAAGtcttaaaattacaaattcaaaCTCGTCAAAATCATGAAACTGACCATGATCTCTATGCGAAAAATAAATATCGTCACGAACGATCAACTATAATGAGCTACCGTGGACACAATTTTCAAGGCATGCATCTAAAAGTAAGTACAAGTTGGATATTGTGCTTCTTAAGGAGTCGTTCGGTTGTGGATAATTGGCCAGATAAGGCCCCAATTCTTGGGAATAACCAGTGTTCGGTTGTCATTATATATTTCTTCATGGGCCTAGAATTAGCACAAGGCCCACACTTTTCACCAGAAATGAAGCAGAATGAAAACCAAGAAAATGGATGGTATATAATTCTGCATTGATTTACGTCTCAAGATATGGAAGTATGAAAGACTAAATTAACCCTTCTAGAAAGGTTTCCCCCATTATTTTCacccaaaaaaatcatttgaaCCCTAGAACGATCTCTCACCAGCTACGGCGCGACGACTAATCTGAAACGTCTCGCGCCAATTCTTCCGGTGGCTGGCTTGGTATCGTGTCATTGTTTTTGCCCGGAATCGTTTGGTATGTCATAAAATTGTGCTGAATTTTGATATTCCTCTGTTTTGTGAATACCCATCTAAGTCAGCAATACGTAAATTTGTTGCAGCAGTTCGGGCGATCTTCGAACGTCTCCAACATTGCAACTTTTACCGCAGCTGAAGTACGAAAGGTACCCTCTGAAAAGtgtgaatttatttgatttgtcaAGTGTTTgatgtatattttgttatggTCCTACGCACAAAGATAGTTTTTATGCTACACTATGGTTTGTCTGCTTCAATTACTTTGAAATACGGTTTTCTGTGGGAACGACACTGAAATTATGGGCAAAGCGAAACGAACACCGCAACTCTCCCCATTGCTATGTACTACTCTATTTGGTTATTGTTCACTGTGAAAATTAGTGGGGGCTGTCTAAACTGATAACGCATGTTGCAGTGGTTATTGTGGGGTTAGAAACTACCGTAATGATGCGAATACGTTCTTGTACTTATGCTCCGTTGCGAGAGCTACTTGAAGATATAATGCTTATATATCGCCTTGAGACAACTGTCCTGTTACGCCGATATATGAGTGCCCGAAGCGGCAACCGAAAACGTCGAATTTTTGAGCAAGCCAGAAAGTATAGCATTCTGAATAAGATACCTCGACAGTTAGAACACATAGACCGACTTGTCCACCTAACGGACGCAGATTGTATTGCTAACCTCAGAATGGACCGTAACGTGTTTGTGAGGTTGTGTCGTGTTCTACGTGAACGGGGCGGACTACGTTGTGGTCATCATGTAGGGGTTGAGGAACAAGTGGCCATTATGGTTGGAGTACTTGCACATCACAATAAGAATCGGGTTGTCAAGTTCACATTTAGGAGGTCTGGGtcaacaatttcatattatGTTAACAAAGTTCTTGGGGCAGTTCTTTGTATGTCTTCAGTGCTCCTTCCTAAACCAACACCAGTTCCGGACAACTGCGATGACAACCGTTGGAAGTGGTTTAAGGTATCTTCAATGTTGTTGATTTCATATATTGCATCACAAAGCATTTTATTGTTAGTttgatttgttgaatttttttttaaaaggatGTCTTGGGGCTTTAGATGGTACACACATCAGTTTGTTGGTTAGTAATGAGGACAAGCCTCGGTTCAGATCGCGGAAGGGGCAAATTTCAACTAACACGCTGGCTGTATGTGACCGTAACCTGCAGTTTGTTTACTTCTTGGCTGGGTGGGAGGGGTCAGCCGGCGATTCCAGAGTACTGAGGGATGCAGTTGCCCGTCCAAGAGGTTTGAAGGTTCCACAAGGTCGGACATCTTTCACCGTACTTCAATTAGAcagttttactatttatataacataatatattttgatattgcaGGGGGTTATTATTTGTGCAATAATGGCTATGCCAATAGTAACGGTTTCCTAACTCCGTACAAGGGCGTACGGTATCACCTTCGTGAATGGGGTCCTGGTAATTCAATGCCTGAGAACCATAGAGAAATGTTCAACATGCGCCATACCAAAGCTCGGAACATAATTGAGCGCGCATTTGCAGTGTTAAAAATGCGGTGGGGTATATTGAGGTCTCCTTCGTTTTACCCGATAAAAACTCAAATTCGTTTGATCATGGCCTGCTTCCTATTGCACAACTTCATCCGTCTTGAGATGCCTATTGACCCTTTCGAAGCTGAAATTGATGGAGATAGCTCGGTGATGGGTGAGGAAGAACAAAACATCGGGCTGGAATATGTTGATTGCATTGAACCAACGGCGGAGTGGACCCAGACGCGTGATGATATAGCCATGCATATGTGGAACAATAGATagagatgttttttttatcgttatttattttttcccctcTAGACTGATGTGAATCTTTTGTACTTGGCCTAAATATTATGCATTGATAAGTATTAGCTATGTGAACTCCCTGTGAACATGGTTTCTTGATTTATTGCAACCTTATGTATAAACCTTATGTATACAGGATTTTCGATGTCTGATATTCCACTGTGTTCCTGCGGCAATGGGAAAATGGTGTTGCGCCGTGCTGGGCCGGAAGCTAAAAATGCTGGAAGATACTACTACAAGTGTCCAGTGCGTGGGCAACACTCGGGTGACTTCAAGTGGGCTGACGAATATCACGCAGACAAACCACGAAGATGGCAGGTTGTCGACCTTGACAAACACCAGTGGGGTGATTTTGTAGACCAAAAGCCGGTGTTTGCTGTGGGTGGCTGCAACGGCGGTGCGGCCCAATGTTGTGGAAACAAAACATCGTATCGCATTGTTGCGCAGGTTTTAATCGGTGTCATGTGTGTGGTATTGGTCATCATTggtattttaattggaaaggTCATGTAGCAAGCTACGAGTGATGTGTGTGAATTATAGGCACTCCATGCTTGAGACTCGCAAATGCCTCATTTTGTTTACCGCTTTAGTTTGGTAGGGTATGTAACTGCAAGCACTAACTTTCCTTTATGTAGGccttttggaaattttttgattCAGCGTCTCAATTATAAGGAACTGTCTGTGAATGTAGATATATTTCATACCCTGACATTGCTACTAATATGAATACATTTTGCGTACACAagagtattttataatattacacaCCAAGTCATATTACGTACTTGATGCGTATTTTAAAGTCTCTGATTCAGTTCACACAAATtatcaagtttaattaattaactctaataatACTACGATACTGCAATATGTCTGAATCCCCtcctctcttttctctcttttcctctcCCTTTTCTCGTGTCAATCCCCTCCAAAACCGCCCCAGAAACCAATTTGAAACCTAAAATTCGGCAGTATTCCgagaaaaacgcccgaccgggcaaAATGAAATGCTGACCCGGGCGTTTCCTCTGTCCCCGGGCGTTTTTAATGCTGAAACGCCCGACCCGGGCGTTTTTGCCGGTTTTTGACTGCTTCGCGCAACCTTCGTCAAATgaccataacttcttcatccgagctCCGATTAAGGCGTACAATATACCCACGCAAAGttatttcaaagacgaagataatggtggtaagataaaagaatttggacacaATCTTGATAGGCAATGAACAGTTTCAATAAGACCCTACTCCACATGTACATCTatcaactaatatataataatcaaaccTTAATGATCAATTGATAGatgatttaaatatacaaaataggaGAAAACTTGGAGTAGAATTAGCAtcatttgattcacatcaGTACTACACATACAAACAATTCATTCACTACCCACCTTAACATATCCATACTAAATACTAGTACCTAACTGTCACTGGACCTTGTTCTAAGATATCACAAAATATGAAAGGTCTAACCATCGAGgtgattttatttctttggaTCACCGTTCCACACTAACATGGAAGTGGATACCATCTGACGGAACAAGGTTAAAGGTGCACCGGTCCCCTGTTCCTAGGTCGTTATCACGAATGAAAGTCTTCCAACCACCATGAATGGCATATCCAATGATCTTTTTGGCTATAAGCACATCCCATGTGCGGTGGTGCACGGTAAGGCACGCCTTACACTTGTCACCATCCATTGATATGTTAGCATTCCAAAATTCAGTTGGTATATTCTGTGGCCATGAAGATGGAAGGTGTCAACTAAGGTAATAGAACAAAACAATATATGAAATAGTAGCTAACAATAGAGTATCTAACACGCACAAGATGTTGTTTTATCGGAGACCCCCCTAGAACGATGGTGAATGATGGTTGTGTGACAATTTCGGTTATCTCGGCATCAAGGCCTGGACCGGGATAGTGAATCGATTTCAGACAGTGAATCTAACCATCCGTCAGACGAATCCACATCCACTTGGTCGTCGTTTGGTGTCATTGAGAGACCCCCAACTACAATAGAATTCTTTGTTACTATACaactataaaatattacattaaTAAAACCATCAACACTTACTCTCGAGATCACTACGAGGTGGGCATCCACTCGTAAATAGAAATCGCTTCACATAAAATAGTCCATCGCCCGTGTAAGTGAATGTGAGCCATTCTCCATTCGAAACATGATTGTTGTACACAAACTCAGACCACCCCTCGCCAAAGTACCAACCACCAGGCCTTTTTGCTATAGCTACTTCTGTTTTCTGGAAATTTGGCATTGCGAGTAAACATTGCTCAGGGATTGTGTCGCCGTGCTCCGACACAAACTCGGGAGGTATGCGCTAGAAATTTTATGTACAAGGGTTAATTGAAATGATCTAAAATTCCAAATCTTTTTGGATTTAACTTCACAAATGTAACGCAGGTATGTACAGCTTAGACTCACCAAACTGTTCGAGTGTTGGATCGTGTAAAACAATTTGAAAAACTGGGGGAGCAAATTGTATTCTTCGAAATAAATTCTGGCACCATATCATCGGGGATTAGTCACTCTCAAATATTACGAAGTACACTGGCTTAAAAACAAGTGGTGTAACCACTTTTACGAATACATGAAAGCTAATGAGTAACATACCTCTTGTCATTCATGTTGGGATCGACAGCCATGTCAACTTACTCAACAGAGATGGAGAATGTGGATATGTGTTTAAGGCAGTTTTGGTTCAGTGGGAAGACATTATGGAGTTAATGCAAAGCCACCAACTTCATCAACCAAATTAATAGCATCTAGTCAATGTTAATGTGGTTGAGCACGTTTCCATTTACTTCATTCGGCTGTGAATAGTAATGAATGACAAACTAGCCAATAGAATACACACAGCTGCATGAGGTCTTCTCAGATGATATTAATGTTGGTAGTTTGATGTCAATCACATTAGATGcattcaaatttttgtttataaaatatacaagCCAACCGCTCTGCATTCCACTTGCAAATAGAACCTCCGAAAATACCATAATCTTTACTGCAAACATGAATATCCCACCCCAATCAAAATTCCTCTACGAAGGAAAATGGTCCCCGTTGGTGGACAATATCCTTGTTGATACTATAATTcgtttaaaaaatatgacgGCTTGGACTCTGCTAGAATTCCCCTCCTACTTCTTGCTTACGGCAGCAAAGGAGATTCACACCAAAACTTCGGTGCATTT is drawn from Salvia hispanica cultivar TCC Black 2014 chromosome 6, UniMelb_Shisp_WGS_1.0, whole genome shotgun sequence and contains these coding sequences:
- the LOC125195363 gene encoding B3 domain-containing protein Os03g0212300-like, which translates into the protein MAVDPNMNDKRIYFEEYNLLPQFFKLFYTIQHSNSLRIPPEFVSEHGDTIPEQCLLAMPNFQKTEVAIAKRPGGWYFGEGWSEFVYNNHVSNGEWLTFTYTGDGLFYVKRFLFTSGCPPRSDLESLDAEITEIVTQPSFTIVLGGSPIKQHLNIPTEFWNANISMDGDKCKACLTVHHRTWDVLIAKKIIGYAIHGGWKTFIRDNDLGTGDRCTFNLVPSDGIHFHVSVER